The DNA sequence CTTCACGACCGTCTGGAGGCTGGTCTCCTTGTCGGCGTCACGACCCTGTTCGATCCCCTGACCGAAGGCAGGGGCCCGGGGATGGCCGATGTCGGCGAACAGCAGGCCGACCTTGGCGTCCGGGTGGTGGGTCTTGGCCCGGTTGTAGTAGCGGATCGATTCGTCCGGCGGGAAGAGATCGTCGGTCAGACCCTCGGCGATGATCATCGGAGCCGGAGTGACCGAGTCGTCGATGTAATAGGCCGAGTGGAAGTTGGTCATTTCGTTCAGCATCGTCTTCGCCGCAGCCGCGTTTGGTCCGGTGCCGTACGGTTCGCCCGCGGCCATCATCGAACGCCAGTTGCGGACGTCCCACTTGGGGCTGGGGGTGAACCCGAGCTCCGGGTAGTCACCGGAGAAGTTGTCACCGGCGCCGAACAGCAGGTTGATGATCGCCGACTTCATCACCCCGTACTTGGTGCTGTCCTTGAAGGTTCCGTCGGCGTTCTGTGGGCCGTACGGGTTCAGGGCCGTGTAGTCGAGTGTGGTCCCGTTCGGGACCAGCGAGTAGGCGAAGTCGGTCGGCGGCACGACCGGGGCCGCGACCGCGATCTCCAGGCTCTTGCCGTCGGGACTCTTCCACGGCTGAAGGCTGCCGTCGGGAAGCATGATCCGGTTCCTGAGGGAACCGAGATCCATCGACTTGGCACCGCCGTAGGAGGCGCCGACCGAACCGATCTTGTCCGGGATGATCAGGCCTTCGTCGGCCAGCAGGCCGGCGAAGTACTGGGCGTCACGGACCTCGTAGCGGGCGTCCATCAGGTGGATGAAACCGTCGTCGCAGGCATCCGGGCCGTAGCCGTTCGGCTGGGTCTGGGTCAGGGTCGCGACCGCATTCTTCTTGCCACAGGAGAACTTGAAGCCACGCTCGGTCATCGAGAACACGGCGACTCCCTTGTCGGTGAACCGCTTGAGGTCACCGCCAAAGCCCTCCTTGCCGCCACCAAAACCGTGGAAGTACATCGCCATCGGGTAGGGGCCTGGACCAAACTGGCCCGGGTCGGGCAGGCCGAAGTTGATGTCGATCGGGGTGCCGTCCCAGCTCGGCACGGTCCGGGCGACCGCCTGGTTCGAGCCAGGGGCGGCATTCGGGTCCCCTCCGGGGCCGCTGCACTCGATCACGTTGGTGGAGCCGTTCTGGGTGCAGGGCAGCTTGCCGTTGAAAACCCCGTCGACTAGCGGGTTGACGGCTGCGTTCGCCGGTCCGGCGAGCACGAGGGTGGCGACGAGCGCGATCAGAGCGCCGACGAGCTTTCGCATTGGTTTTGGTTCTCCCTATTTCCGGACTTTGACTTTTTCGGGGCATTCCGCAAAGCGGCGCCCACATCTCCCTGTAACACAGGCCAGCCCGAAAGGACCGGCACGAAGGCAAAGAGTATCAGCCGTCCCTGATCGGGCCTGAATCGGTTCCGAAAAGCAACCGGCGGCTGTCTGGAGACAGCCGCCGGTGTCAGGAGATGAAACGGTCGAAGGCTCTACCTCACGCGGCCGGTGCGCTTCACGGTCACGTGACCGGCGTTCCTGCCGCCGATCGTCACCTTGGCGCGGAGGCTCTTCAGCCCCTTGACCCGCTTGATCTTCACCTTGCCGCGCTTGCGGATCTTCCTCTTGCTGTCGCGGAACAGCTTCCGGGCCGCGTTGGTCAGCTTGAGCTTGACCGTGGCGGTCTTGCCGGCCTTGACCCTGACCGTGCCGGCGGCCAGCTTGACGTTCCTGCCCTTGGCCTTCTTGCCCTTCGGAGCGCCCTTGAAGAGCACCTTGACCGGGGCGCACCTGGCGGCACCGGTCTGGGGGGCGGCGCAGCGGAAGCGGGCGGTGAGCTGCCGGCCCTTCACCGTCACCCGGCCGACCCGGGTGACCGTGCCGTTCTGATAGGCGGCGAGGGTGACCGCGCCGATCTGCTCGTTGCCCCGGGCCAGGGCGGCACCGGGCCGGGCAGGCAGCACCCGCGGGGCGGGCTTGGTGACCAGTCCCGCTAGGGATCCGGGGCTGTCCTTCACCGGGACCCGGAGGTCCATGTCGGAGACGGTCACCGGCTGCTGGCCGTCGGACGGACGCCCGAAGTTGGAGAGCAGGGCGCTCTTGTCGGCCCCTCCGTCGTAGGGCAGCAGCTCCAGCCGCAGGACGTGACCCTCCTTGACCGTCCAGCCGTTCGGGTTGAGCTGGAACACCTGTCGGCCGGAGTTCTCCGGGCGCCAGAGGGCGCGGTTGACCAGGGTCTTGACGCTGCCGTCCGGGGAGACATCGACCAGACGGGCGGCGAGCTGCGAGTTTTCACCGGCGACCTGGATCTTGGCGACCACGGTCGGGGAACCCATCACCGTGAAGCCACCGGCCGGGGCCGGGGCGAGCTCGTAGTTCGCGGTCCCGGCCTCCTGGGCGCCGGGAGCCTCCGAGCAGGCCTTGCCGGCAGGGGGCGCGCTGGTCGGGTTGAACGCGTTGCCCGAGGCGCGATCACCGCCGCCCGGGGAGACGGTCTGCGAAGCGGCGCTCCGCAGCCGGATCTCACCCGGCGACTGCGAGGCCCAGTCCTTGGTCACGAAGGGTCCTCCGTCGGGATCACCGTCGGGGCAGACCTGGGTGAAGGTGGTCACGTCGCTGGCCGGTTTCGCACCGGTGCCGGCCAGGTAGTAGTCGACCCACTGGTCGTCCAGCGCGTCCTTGGCGGCCCCCACATCGCTGCCGTTCTGGCCACGCATGTGGCCGAAGGAACCGAAGAACAGTCCGATCGGTGTGTTCGGGTACTGGGCCCGGGTGCGGTTGTAGTAGCGGGTTGCTTCGTTGGCCGGGAACAGGTCGTCGGTGAACCCGGAAGAGATGAAGAGCGGGGCCGGTGGCTGGCTGTGATCGATGTAGTAGGAGGAGTGGTGAGCGGTGATCTCATCCAGCATCTGCTTTGCACCGCTCTTGCTGTCGTACGGCTCGCCGGCATCCATGAAGGCCTTCCAGCCGGTCAGGTCGGCTGAGGGGTCCTGCCCCTTCGGCGCGTAGTAGGCCGGGGCCAGAAGGCCCGAGGTGTAGAGCCCGTTCACGTAGGACTGTTTCATCACGCCGAAGCGGCCGTGGTACGAGGCGTCCTTGATGTAGTCGACGTTGGAGCCGTTGGGTACCAGCGAGTAGGCGAGGTCGGTCCAGGGGATGTCCGGGACCGAGACCGCGAGGCTCATCGGAGTGCCGTCCGGGCTCTTCCACGGGGCGTACTTGCCGTCGGGAAGCATGATCCGGTCCTTCAGGGCCGCCAGGGCCATCGACATCCCGCCGCCGTAGGAGCCGCCGGTCGAGGCGATCTTGGTCGGCTGGACCAGGCCCTCGTCGACCAGCATTCCGGCGAAGGTCTGGGCGTCACGCACCTCGTAGCGGGTGTCGTCCAGTCTCAGGTAACCCTTGGTGGCGCAGACCGGATCCGCCGCCTTGGCGTTGGCGGTGCCGCAGGACTCGTGGAAGCCGCGGTTCGACTGGCTGAAGACGGCGTAGCCCTTGCTCAGCCAGTGCTGCATGCCGGGGAAGTTGATCTTGCCTCCGCCGTAGCCGTGGAACATGTAGACCAGCGGGTAGGGACCTTCGCCCCACTGGCTGTTGGTCGGGTTCGGGAGCGCGAAGTTCACGTCGATCGGAACCCCGTCGAAGGACTTGACCGTCGACCGGGTGTTGACCGGCTGCGGGTTGTGCTGGCCGGTGCCGCACCAGGTCTGGCCCTCGTTCGGTCCCGGGCCCTGGGTGGTGCAGCTCACCGCACCGTCAAAGACCGAGGCCGGGGCCGCACCGGCGACCGACGGAACCACAAACAGGGCCGCGAGGGCGGCAAACAGGACGACAAACTTGCGCATTTCTCTCCGGTTCAGCTGAGTTGGTTTCCCCAAGCCGGAGCCATGCAGCAAGCGATTCCGGCCGTTGCGGGCACCCTATAGAACGCAACTGTTCACAACAAGTTGCGCCGCTCGACCACCCCGACAACCCCCCCAACCGTTCTGGAGCCGGTTTAGGACACATAGCGACCACGATCGGCTCCAGAAAGTTCGTCTCGGCCTTTGTCCCCGTTCTGGAGCCGATTTAGGTCAAATGGCGTCCACAATCGGCTCCAGAAACAAGTGGGGGCTGTTGAGCCAGATGACTGCATTAGCTCCGGGGGGAGGACTCGAACCTCCATAGCCGGGACCAAAACCCGGTGGGTTAGCCAGTTACCCCACCCCGGAAAGCGGTCGGGACAGTATCCCCGATCACTGCCGATCTGACGCCTCTGGCCCGGGTAGGGTGTCTTCATGGCTGAAGATGCTGAAGTTCCCGGGGGATCTGTAAACACCAAGGCGCTCAAGTGGCTCGGAGTCCTGTTGATCGTCCTCGGGGCGGTGGCGATTCTGGTTCCCGCCCTGGCCTCCTTCACGGTGACGATCTTCATCGGCTGGGTGCTGATCTTCGGGTCCGTCTTTCTGTTTGCCTCGGCCTTCTCCAACCGCAGCGGCTGGAATCTCCTCACCGGAATCGTCTGGGCGCTGCTCGCCCTGATTGCCGGGGTCTGGCTGCTGGTGGATCCCGGCCGCGGCACCGAGACTCTGACCCTGATCGTGATGATCTACTTCCTCGTTTCCGGGGTGTTCAAGCTGGGCATCTCGATCAGCGGACGGGGCACCCCCGGCATCGGCTGGCTCGCCGTCAACGGGGTTCTCTCGATCGTGATCGGCCTGATCGTGCTGGTCGACATGCCCGAATCCGCCAGTTGGGCAATCGGCCTGCTGGTCGGGATCGATTTCATCTTCGCCGGCTGGGGCCTGATCAATTTCGGCGCGGCCGTGAACCGTCTGGACGAGGCGGGCTGAACCCCCGGACTTCCCTCCGGCGTCGTCTGGCGGGATAATCGGGACGGTTTGTCTCCGTCGATCTCGACAACCGCGCTGATCATGGCGGCGGGTCAGGGTACCCGCATGCGTTCCGACCTGCCCAAGGTGCTCCACCCGCTCTGTGGCCGGGCGATGATCGAGTGGCCGGTCCGGGCCGCCCGGGAGGCCGGGATCGGGCGGGTCGCGGTGATCGTCTCCCCGGACCGGGACCTTTCCGGCCATCTGCCCGAACAGACCGAGATGGTGGTCCAGCCGGAGGCGAACGGAACCGGCGGCGCGGTGCGGGCCGCGATCGACGTGATCCGGGGCTCGGGTGACGTCCTGGTGCTCTCCGGTGACGTTCCGCTGGTTTCAGCCGAGGTGATCTCGGAGCTGATCGAGGCCCATCGCCAGGCGGCCGCTGCGGCGACGGTGATGACCGCGATCCTCGAGGACCCGGGCTCCTACGGCCGGGTGGTCCGGGACGGTGACGGGGCGGTCGAACGGATCGTCGAGGCCAAGGCGCCTGGCGATGCCACCCCGGAAGAGCTCGAGATCCGCGAGGTCAACTCCGGTACCTACGTCTTTTCCGGCGAGTCGCTCGTTTCGGCCCTGGGCGAGATCGACAGCGACAACGCGCAGGGCGAGTACTACCTCCCCGATGTGCTCAAGGTGATGCGAGGCCGGGGCGAAGCGGTGGCCGCACATGTTGCCGCCGACCCGGCGATCAACCTCGGAATCAACAGCCGGGCCGATCTGGCCGCGGTCGAAGCCGAGGCCCGGCGGCGAATCAATCAGGGTCACATGCAGAACGGTGTCACGATCGTCGATCCGGCTTCGACCTGGATCGACGCCGGCGTCACGATCGGGCGCGACGCCCGGATCGAACCGGGCACCTCGCTCAAGGGGGCTACCGAGGTCGGACCGGAGGCCGAGGTCGGCCCGCACTCGACCGTGATCGATTCCGGGATCGGGGCCCGCTCCCGGGTGATCCATTCCTACCTGAACCTCTGCGAACTGGCCCCGGACTGCACGGTCGGACCGTTCGCCTACCTGCGGCCGGGGGCGCGGCTGGAAGACGGAGCCAAGGCCGGCACCTTCGTCGAGATCAAGAACTCGACCGTCGGCGCGGGGGCGAAGGTGCCGCATCTCTCTTATGTGGGTGACGCCGAGATCGGCCCGAAGGCCAACCTCGGGGCCGGCACCATCACCGCCAACTACGACGGGGTGAACAAACACCGGACCGTGATCGGAGCCGGCGCCCGGATCGGGGTCGACACGATGCTGGTCGCCCCGGTGGAACTCGGCGACGAAGCCTGGACCGGCGCCGGCACCGTTATCCGGCAGAATGTTCCCCCGGGGGCGCTGGCGGTGAGCCGCGGCGACCAGAGAAACCTGGATGACTACGCCGAGCGGCGCAAGGCCCGCGAGGCAGAAGAGGATCGAAACTCGTGACCATCGGACAGTCGGCCGTAGCGGCATCTTCGACCATCCCCCACGACTACTCGAAGCGGGCGATGGTCTTCGGCGGACGCAGCTCACAGGAGCTGGCGGCGAAGATCGCGGCCAAACTGGGCCTCTCGGTCGGCGAGGCAACGCTCAAGACCTTCAGCGACGGAGAGATCTACGGCCGCTACGAGGAGTCGATCCGGGGGGCCGACGTGTTCCTGGTCCAGTCGACTTGCGCCAACGTCGAGACCGGGATGACCCCCAACGACGCCCTGATGGAGCTGATGATCATGGCCGACGCCGCCCAGGGCGCCTCGGCCCACCGGATCATCGCGGTGATGCCCTGGTTCGGCTACGCCCGGCAGGACAAAAAGTCCGCTCCGCGTGAGCCGATCACCGCCCGGGTTGTCGCCCG is a window from the Solirubrobacterales bacterium genome containing:
- a CDS encoding HdeD family acid-resistance protein, giving the protein MAEDAEVPGGSVNTKALKWLGVLLIVLGAVAILVPALASFTVTIFIGWVLIFGSVFLFASAFSNRSGWNLLTGIVWALLALIAGVWLLVDPGRGTETLTLIVMIYFLVSGVFKLGISISGRGTPGIGWLAVNGVLSIVIGLIVLVDMPESASWAIGLLVGIDFIFAGWGLINFGAAVNRLDEAG
- a CDS encoding acetylxylan esterase, producing the protein MRKFVVLFAALAALFVVPSVAGAAPASVFDGAVSCTTQGPGPNEGQTWCGTGQHNPQPVNTRSTVKSFDGVPIDVNFALPNPTNSQWGEGPYPLVYMFHGYGGGKINFPGMQHWLSKGYAVFSQSNRGFHESCGTANAKAADPVCATKGYLRLDDTRYEVRDAQTFAGMLVDEGLVQPTKIASTGGSYGGGMSMALAALKDRIMLPDGKYAPWKSPDGTPMSLAVSVPDIPWTDLAYSLVPNGSNVDYIKDASYHGRFGVMKQSYVNGLYTSGLLAPAYYAPKGQDPSADLTGWKAFMDAGEPYDSKSGAKQMLDEITAHHSSYYIDHSQPPAPLFISSGFTDDLFPANEATRYYNRTRAQYPNTPIGLFFGSFGHMRGQNGSDVGAAKDALDDQWVDYYLAGTGAKPASDVTTFTQVCPDGDPDGGPFVTKDWASQSPGEIRLRSAASQTVSPGGGDRASGNAFNPTSAPPAGKACSEAPGAQEAGTANYELAPAPAGGFTVMGSPTVVAKIQVAGENSQLAARLVDVSPDGSVKTLVNRALWRPENSGRQVFQLNPNGWTVKEGHVLRLELLPYDGGADKSALLSNFGRPSDGQQPVTVSDMDLRVPVKDSPGSLAGLVTKPAPRVLPARPGAALARGNEQIGAVTLAAYQNGTVTRVGRVTVKGRQLTARFRCAAPQTGAARCAPVKVLFKGAPKGKKAKGRNVKLAAGTVRVKAGKTATVKLKLTNAARKLFRDSKRKIRKRGKVKIKRVKGLKSLRAKVTIGGRNAGHVTVKRTGRVR
- the glmU gene encoding bifunctional UDP-N-acetylglucosamine diphosphorylase/glucosamine-1-phosphate N-acetyltransferase GlmU: MRSDLPKVLHPLCGRAMIEWPVRAAREAGIGRVAVIVSPDRDLSGHLPEQTEMVVQPEANGTGGAVRAAIDVIRGSGDVLVLSGDVPLVSAEVISELIEAHRQAAAAATVMTAILEDPGSYGRVVRDGDGAVERIVEAKAPGDATPEELEIREVNSGTYVFSGESLVSALGEIDSDNAQGEYYLPDVLKVMRGRGEAVAAHVAADPAINLGINSRADLAAVEAEARRRINQGHMQNGVTIVDPASTWIDAGVTIGRDARIEPGTSLKGATEVGPEAEVGPHSTVIDSGIGARSRVIHSYLNLCELAPDCTVGPFAYLRPGARLEDGAKAGTFVEIKNSTVGAGAKVPHLSYVGDAEIGPKANLGAGTITANYDGVNKHRTVIGAGARIGVDTMLVAPVELGDEAWTGAGTVIRQNVPPGALAVSRGDQRNLDDYAERRKAREAEEDRNS